From the genome of Cytophagales bacterium:
AATACCCCGAAGTTAAAAATTACATTGGAGGTGCATTCAAGCCTAATGGTACCCACCAATTCTTAGACATCTACTGTCCCATTGACGGTGAGATAATCTCTAAGGTTCCTCTGTCCGGTAAGGAGGATCTGGATGAAGCTGTATTAGCGGCTAAGAAAGCATTTCCCGGTTGGTCTCAAACACCCATCAAAGAAAGAGCGCAGGTAATGTTCCGTTATAAAGCCCTTATTGAAAAGCATTTGGAAGAATTGGCCACGCTTGTCCATGAAGAGAACGGAAAAACTATGGATGAAGCCAGGGCCTCGGTAGAAAAGGCAATAGAATTAGTAGAATTTGCCTGTTCGCTGCCCCAGCTTGTCCAGGGAGAAATATTGGAAGTAAGCAAGGGTGTGGAATGCCGCATTGACCGTTACCCGGTTGGGATCGTTGCATCTATTAGTCCGTTCAATTTCCCGTTTATGGTACCCAACTGGACCCTGCCCAATGCCATCACATTAGGTAATTGTATGATCTTAAAACCTTCTGAACAGGTTCCTTTAGGAGCCGCCAAAATCGCAGCGCTTTTGAAGGAAGCCGGCTTGCCTGATGGTGTGTTTAATGTTGTAAACGGCAGCAAAGAGATCGTAGAAGCTATTTGTGACCATCCTGGTATTGAGGCCGTCTCCTTTGTTGGTTCCACCAAAATAGCTAAGATCGTTTATGGTAGGGCAACCGCTAACTTCAAACGGGCGCTTTGTTTGGGAGGCGCTAAAAATCACTTGTTGGTTTTACCGGATGCTCATGTGGAGATGACTGCTTCTAATGTTATCGCTTCCATGTCGGGCTGTGCAGGACAAAGATGCATGGCAGCCGCTGCTATGGTAGCCGTTGGCCCCGTTGACCATATTATTGAAAAAATGTGTGAGGAAGCCAAAAAGATCATACCCGGAGAAAATCTCGGGCCGATCATTTCAAAAGAATCAAAAGAAAAAATAATAGATCGCATCACCGAAGCAGAAAGAGCGGGTGCAAAGATCCTGGTGGATGGACGTAATTGTACCGTTAAAGGAAAGGAAAATGGTTTTTATCTCGGCCCGACAATAATAGATCACGTCAAACCCGAAATGCAAATTGCCCGGGAAGAAGTTTTTGGCCCTGTGATAGTTATTATGCGGGCAGCGGATATTGATGAGGCATTAACAATTGAAAATAATAATCCCTACGGTAATGCCGCTTCTATATTCACCCAAAGCGGGAGTTTTGCGCGCTATGTGTCAGAAAAAGCAAGCGCGGGCATGATAGGTGTAAATATTGGCGTGCCGGTCCCCCGTGAACCCTTTTCTTTTGGCGGGTGGAATAATTCCAAATTTGGTGTAGGCGATATTACAGGCAAAAGCTCCATCGAGTTCTGGACCAAACCTAAAAAGACCACCATTAAATGGAATCCTGATGCGAAGGTGAATTGGATGAGCTGAAATCAGTAGGCAATAGACAATAGGCAGTAGGCAAAAGAGGCAATAATTTGTGAATAGTAGAAACCTTAACATTATTTCCTATGAAAAAATTACTAACAGCTTCGTTAATATTGCTCAGTATTAGTTCATATTGTCAAATATCATTTTCAGATTCGACAAACTTACTTACGCTTCAAAATCACAGAAGCTCTTTTATTCATGTTGGCGTAGTTGATATGAACAATGATTTTCTTGATGACATAATCAGGCTTCGGAACGACAATTATTTGAGTATTGAATACCAAAATCCGGATGGAAGTTTTACTAATTACGGGTTAGGTATTGTTACAAACATAAATACTTATTCATTTTGTGTAAGCGATGTAGATAAAAATGGTTTTAATGATATTTTATTAGGTGCACAAGATAGCACAATGCTTTTTTATGCTGATTCAACAGGAATATCTTACAACAAAATATTCTTGCCCGGAAGTTTTTATGATCAGTCCGCAAATTTTATGGATATTGATAATGACGGTTGGATAGAACTTTTTATTTGTAATGATGATTCATCAAACTACCTTTATGAAAATGATGGAAGCGGCAATTTTTCCATAGACACAATTACATCCATTCTTGGGCCATATTCAGGTAACTATGGTAGTGTATGGTCGGATTATGATAATGATGGTGATGCGGATGTATATGTATCCAAGTGCAAAGCTGCAGCAACTTCACCAACTGACCCCCGGAGGGTTAACCGGCTGTACAGGAATGATGGAAGCGGTATTTTTACAGAGGTAGGCGCTACAGCAGGTGTGGATGATGGCGGCCAGTCCTGGGCGGCTGATTTTGGAGACATTGATAATGATGGGGATTTTGATCTTTTTGTTATCGATATGTTCGAGTCGAACAAACTTTATGAGAATTTGGGAAGTGGATCATTTGCTGATATAACTTCTACTTGTGGTATTGATACTCTTGATTACTTTCAGTGCAGATTTTCTGACTTTGA
Proteins encoded in this window:
- a CDS encoding CoA-acylating methylmalonate-semialdehyde dehydrogenase, producing MEVLELKYPEVKNYIGGAFKPNGTHQFLDIYCPIDGEIISKVPLSGKEDLDEAVLAAKKAFPGWSQTPIKERAQVMFRYKALIEKHLEELATLVHEENGKTMDEARASVEKAIELVEFACSLPQLVQGEILEVSKGVECRIDRYPVGIVASISPFNFPFMVPNWTLPNAITLGNCMILKPSEQVPLGAAKIAALLKEAGLPDGVFNVVNGSKEIVEAICDHPGIEAVSFVGSTKIAKIVYGRATANFKRALCLGGAKNHLLVLPDAHVEMTASNVIASMSGCAGQRCMAAAAMVAVGPVDHIIEKMCEEAKKIIPGENLGPIISKESKEKIIDRITEAERAGAKILVDGRNCTVKGKENGFYLGPTIIDHVKPEMQIAREEVFGPVIVIMRAADIDEALTIENNNPYGNAASIFTQSGSFARYVSEKASAGMIGVNIGVPVPREPFSFGGWNNSKFGVGDITGKSSIEFWTKPKKTTIKWNPDAKVNWMS